A segment of the Helicobacter sp. 'house sparrow 1' genome:
AGGATATTTTCTATGTTGGTTGCCCCTAGTATTTTGTCTGCAAATTTTTTAAGACTAGAAGAAGAAATAAAAAGTATCTGTGAGGCTGGTGCAGATTTTATTCATATTGATATTATGGATGGCCATTTTGTTCCCAATCTTACTTTTGGTCCAGTAGTTTTAAAGGGAGTTAAAGAAGTAGCCACTAAGCCACTAGATATACATCTTATGGTAGAAAACTTACCATTTTTTATTGATTTATTTGCTCCATTAAAACCAAAGTATATGAGCGTGCATATTGAAGAGACAAAGCACCTGCATCGTATAATTCAGCAAATTAGGGATTATGATATTTCTCCAGCAGTTGTTTTAAATCCTCATACAAGTGAAGAAACTCTAAGATATATTATTCAAGATATTGATATGGTTCTTTTAATGAGTGTTAATCCTGGATTTGGAGGGCAAGAATTTATTCCTAGTGTGCTAGAAAAAGCTAAAAGATTAAAAGAATTAATCTATAACAAAAACCCAGATTGTTTGATTGAAGTTGATGGTGGGGTTAGCAATAAAAATATTCTTGATTTAAAGCAATGTGGTGTTGATATTGTTGTTGCAGGGAGCTATATTTTTTCTCAAAAAGATTACACAAAGGCTATTTCTTCTTTACGCTAAATGATTTACAATAAGGTTTATTCAAAGTTTCAAAAAAATAAGGTTACAAGGCAATCCTTTTTAGATTATATGAAGGAGTATTTGCATCTTGATGATAGCAGTTTGGTATTAGAAGTTTTAAAAGGATTGGGTTTTTGGTTTTTAGATCGGGGTGATTTTTTTGAACTAGGGACTTCTTATCAAGATATTGAAACTGCAACTTTTTGTTTTGTGGATATTGAAACAACAGGTTCAAAGCCCTTTCAATCTCAAATTATAGAAATAGGGGCAATTAAATATTGTAATGGAAAAATAATAGATAATTTCCAAACGCTTGTATATGCAGATTTCGTGCCAGATAGTATTGTAGAATTAACAGGAATTAATACACAAATGTTAAAAGATGCTCCTAGAGAAAAACAAGTTTTAAGTGACTTTAGGGACTTTTTAGGGAATAGTGTTTTTGTAGCACATAATGTTAATTTTGATTATTCTTTCATAAGCAAAAGAAATGAGGTATATGGGAATATTGGTTTATTAAACCCTAGATTATGTACAGTTGAGCTTTCAAAAAAAGCAATTTTGTCTTTACGACACTCCCTTGCTTATTTAAATAAGTTTTTGGGTATCAATATCCCAGATAATCATAGAGCATACTCTGATGCATTGGCTTGTCTTAGGGTATTTGAGATAGCAAAGTTAAGCTTACCTAGTGATGTAAGAAGTGTTCAAGACCTTATAGAATTTTCAAGAGGAAAGAGGTTTTAACCCTAAGATTTTGTGGTCTTAGGGTTAAAAAATTATTTTTGATTTAAAATACCCAAAACCGCAACAGCATGAGGAGTCATTGCCCCGCACTTATTGCAAACAGTATACACCGCTGGTACATATGGACTATTGATGCTTACATTGCCATCAATTTTATTTTGAAGCATAAGATTCCCAAAACCTGGTGCAATTCCTAAATCCTTACCTCCACAAGATGGACAAACTAGCTTTGCCCCCTTTTCCTTTAGTGTTTCTAAAATACTTTCAGGTGTGATGCTTACATCTGCCATCTGCAACTCCTTGCTTTTAAATTTAGATTTTATATTAAGACTATATTATACTTCAACTTTCTAATATTAATAATTTTTTTGCTGGATTAGATCAAAGTTTAGAAAAGCTTCAAGATTAAAAATCAGAGATATTGCAACCAGGCTAATAGTCAAATATTGCTTTAACAATCAGATATTCTTAACTTTGTTTTTGGTAAAATTTATTTTTCTTACGAAGCTTAGAAATAGAGCTAAATCTGGGTAAAGCTTTGGACTTTTCTTGGGATTTTTTTGTTTCATTTTAGCTTAGATTTATAGAAAGGAGCAGAGATGCAAAAATTGGAAGGTAGAGAGTATAATGTATTTGAGAGTTTGTTGAAAAATGCGAAAGCAAGAGGACCTATTAAGGTTGCGGTAGCACAGCCAACTGATGAGACAAGTTTGAGTGGGGTGGTGGATTCCTATCAAGAGGGGTTGATTGATCCAATTTTGGTTGGAGATAGACAAAAAATAGAAAGAGTAGCAAAGGAATTTTCTTTTGATATTTCTTCTTTTGAAATTATTGATGTGGTTGATGATAAAGAGGCTGCAACAAAAGCTGTTGAGTTTGCTACCAAGGGTGAAGTGAAGGCTCTTATGAAAGGGAACTTGCATACAAATGATATTATGGGCGCTGTTTTAAAGAGAGATGCAGGGCTAAGAACAGACAATAATGTTTCTCACGCCTTTGTTATGGATATACCCGCTTATCATAAGGCCTTAATCATTGCAGATTGTGCAATTAATATTGCCCCAGATGTTAATGCAAAAATGAGTATTTTAAAAAATAGTGTGTATCTTGCAAAACAACTTGGTATTGATAAGCCAAAAGCTGCATTGCTTAGTGCAGTTGAAATGCCTTATGAAAAAATTCAAAGCTCTATGGAAGCATTTGAAATTTCTCAAAGAGCAAAAGAAGAAATAAAGGATGCAATTGTTGCTGGACCTTTGGCATTTGATAATGCTATTTCAGCCTTGTCAGCAAAAATTAAAAAGATAGATTCTCCTGTATGTGGGGATCCTGATATTTTAATTGCACCACAAATTGAATCAGGCAATATTTTATTCAAAGCACTTGTGTATCTTGCTTATGCCAAGGTTGCTGGAATTGTTTTGGGTGCTAAAGTTCCTGTAATTTTGACCTCAAGAGCAGATAACGCAGAAGCCAGAGTTGCATCATCAGCTTTAGCTGTTATTGCAAGCAAATAAGATTAAGGAGAATTTATTATGAAAGAGATTATTTTAGTAATTAATGCAGGAAGCTCTAGTTTAAAGTTTAAAATCTTTGATTTGGAAAATCAGGCAATTGCTTCAGGACAAGTAGAGGGGATTGATCAAGCTCCTAGCTTTAAGGCAAAAAATTCTAAAGGTGAAGTAATTGCAGAGCATGCTTGGAGTGAAAAAGAAGCTCATAATCACGCACTTGTTTTAGAATATCTTATCTCTTGGATTATGGAAACATTTAAGGAATATAAGCTTAGAGCTTGTGGCCATAGAGTGGTTCATGGTGGAACAATTTTTAATAAGTCTGTGCGTATTGATGATAAAGTGATTGCAGATATTGAGAGTTTAGTACCTCTTGCTCCTTTGCATCAACCACATAATTTGCGTGTTATTAAGCTAATGTGCTCAATGTTCCCTGATATGCCACAGGTAGCTGTTTTTGATACAGCATTCCACCAAACAATGCAAGGAAATGCTACAATGTATGCCATCCCTTATTCTCTTTATAAAGAGGGTGTAAGAAGATATGGTATGCATGGGACTTCTTATGCTTATATTGCAAAGAAAATGAAGGAATCCTATCCAACTTTTGCGGATAAAAAATTAATAGTAGCTCACATTGGTTCAGGTGCTTCATTATGTGCAATTGAAAATGGAAAATCTGTAATGACTACAATGGGAATGACAGCTCTTGATGGTGTTCCTATGGGAACAAGACCTGGTTCAATTGATAATGGAATCCTCCTTTATTTAATGGAAAGTAAGGGATATGGTGTAGATGAGATTCGTGATTTTCTTTATTATAAGTCAGGAGTTGGAGGATTGTCTGAGTTTAGCTCAAACTTCTATACACTAGAGTGTAATACTGACAAGAATGAGGGTGCTAAGAGAGCATTTGATTTTATGACTTTTCGTGTAGCTGAGGAGATTGCTAGATTAATGGTATCTCTTGGAGGTTGTGATGGTATTATTTTTACAGCGGGTGTGGGTGAAAATTCTGCATATTTTAGAGCAGGTGTTTGTAAGCAATTGGCATATCTGGGTGTAAAAATTGATGAGTCTAAGAATGCTTCTAGAGAAGAGTTAATCAGTCAAAGTGATAGTAAAATTGCGGTATTTGCAATTCCTACAAATGAAGAGTTGATGATTGTTCTTGATACAATGGCTTTAAGCTAGGATTTTGGCATCCTCTATGGATGCCAAAATATTTTTATTCTTTTATTCTTTTATTCTTTTATTCTTTTATTCTTTTATTCTTTTATTCTTTTATTCTTATTGATATCTTTCCATTTCTTTTTATTAAGCAGTGTTTTTAATCTTTTTAAAAAACCAAAAAGACTAGGTAAATAGTAAATAATCAGAGTTTTTAGTGAAAGGAAGTCTTTATAGTTTTTTAGAGGGAGTTTTGGGGCATTATGACCCCCTATTTTTAGCTCATATAACATTGAGTAGGTGGTAGGTAGATAAAATTTCTTGATATATCTTTTGATGATTTTAGCCTCTTTTTCACTGTAGTTTTGATGGATGAGTTCATCAGTAATTATGCGATAGCTCTGGTAATTTAATAACAATCTTTGAGGGCTTATGATATTGGGCCTTGTGATACTATTTGCACTCAAAACACAGTTATAAAGAAAGGGCTTTAAGATCATTACCTTTTTAGCTTTTAAAAATAGCATGATTCCAAAGTTGTGATCTTCATAGATTATATCTTCAATAAAACTTAGATTATTTTCTTTAAAGAATTTAAAGGAGATTAAAAGACCCCATATAGCATGAAAATATTCAAAAGGAGAGGCTTTTACTACCTCTAGGCCGTGCAAAATTTCTTCTTTTGGAACATTTTTTAATAAACCATAACCTTGCTGGATATATTGATAATCACGCGAATATTCTTTTATTCCTGCTCCTACAACATCTAGATTATGCTTTTGTGCTACAACAAGCTTTTGTTCAATAGAGTTGGGATCTAAGAAGTCATCACTATCTAAAAATTCAATATAAGATACATCCTTGGGAGGAGGGGATAAAGAAATAATTTCTTTAAAATCTTTTAAAGAGTTTTTTAAAAAATCAATACCTCTATTTCTTGCCTTTCCAACTCCCCCATTGGGACAATCAATAAGAAAAAATCGTGCGTCTTTGAGAGCATATTGTTTGGCAATTGCAAGACTATTATCACTACTGCCATCATTAACTAAGATTGCATAAAAGTGTTTGTAGGTTTGATGAAGCAGGGAATCTAAGCACTTTTTGAGATGATCTTGTACATTAAAAATAGGAACAATAATGGCAACTTTAATGGGCTTAGTTTCTTTAATACTCTTGCTTTCTTCCATCCTTTCTCCTGCTTTTAGATATGCTAGTTTTTGATTCCAGCACCTACAAGGGTATGTAGATGTAGTACACCTTTTATATTTTTTTGACTATCTGTGATGATTAGTAATTGGATTTTGTTGTTTTCAATCAATTCAAGTGCTTGATGAGCGAGCATTAATTCATTTGTGCAGTATCTTGGATTTAGATTTGCATAATTTTTCACTGGAGAATTGAGGTTAAAATCCTCTTGCATCATTGCACGCCTTAAATCCCCATCACTTAGGACCCCATAGAGCTTGTTTTCCAAAGCGAGTATGGCTGTGCCAAGCCTTGCTTCACTCATCTTGATAATAGCGTCTTTTAGTGGCAATTGTGGGGAAATGATTGGCAAATTTTCTGTTTGCATTAAGTCTTTGATTTTTACAAAAAGTCTTTTGCCTAAGCTCCCACCAGGATGAAATGAGGCAAAGTCTTGCTTTGAAAAATTTCTTGCTTTCATCAAGCAAACCGCAAGAGCATCACCTAGAGCTAGAGTTAGTGTCGTGGAGCTTGTAGGGGCAGTATTGATAGGGCAGGCTTCTTTTTGTATAGAAATAGGGATAAAAAAATCCCCAAATTTTGAAAGTGAGCTATTTATATTTTTACTCATAGTGATAATTTTTGAAGCTAAACGCTTTAAGTGAGGGAGTATTGCTAAAAGCTCATCGCTTTCTCCACTATAGCTTATTGCAAGGATGATATCTTGTTTTTCTATCATTCCAAGATCTCCGTGCATTGCCTCTGTAGGATGTATAAAAAAGCTGGGTGTCCCAGTGCTTGCAAGAGTTGCTGCTATTTTTTTTCCAACCAAACCACTCTTTCCAACACCTATAACAATAAGTTTGCCCTTAGAATCTAAAATGCATTTGATAATACTATCCCAATCAATCTGTTTTTTGCTGGCATCTAAGAGAGCTTGTGCTTCAATCTCTAATACCTCTTTTGCAATTTGCTCAAAATCCATAACTTACCTTAAATATGAATGCACAACAATTGTTGGGTATTTTTTTGTCTTTTTAAATAAAAATTTTCTCAATGTATTTCTTAAATCATTTTCCAATAATCTATGATTTGCTATCACTTCTGGCTTAATGTTTTTAATATGGAGCTCTAATAATGCCCCAATTTCTTTTGTAAAGGCCTTTTCTTCTTTAGGATTTATAATTCCAAGAGAAGTGATTTGTGTTTCTTTAAGTAGTTTTTGCTCACCCTTATGGATAAAGGCAACCAAAAGAAGTAAGCCAGAATCTGCTAAAGTTTGTCTTTCTGTAACAACGATTTGATCAATCTCATTGCAAGCTTGATTATCAATAAATACCTTACCACTTTTAATGGTTTTTACTTTACGAATATAGCTAGGATTAACTTCAATTTGATCGCCATCTTCCATTAAGTAGATATTTTTTTCTAAAACACCACATTTGATTGCAGTTTCTTTATGTTTTGCCACATGATTATATTCTCCATGTACAGGGAGAAAGAATTTTGGTTTAATCAATCTTAGCATCAATTTTTGCTCTTCTTGAGCAGCATGCCCACTAACATGTATCTCACTAAAATCTTGATAAGCTACTTTTGCTCCAGCTTTCATTAGATAGTTTAATACAGTAGAAACCGATCCTTCATTTCCAGGGATTGCCTTTGCGGATATAATGACCATATCTGTAGGTTTAATTTTGACATGGCGGTGTTCATCTGTTGCCATACGATAAAGAGCACTCATTGTTTCACCCTGAGAACCTGTTGTGACAATTAATACTTCCTCATCAGGATAATTATTCACTTCATGTGCTTCTATAAAAATATTATGAGGCAATTCTATATAGCCAAGCTCTCTAGCTATATCAATATTTTTCTCCATTGATCTTCCAATAACAGCTACTTTTCTATTGTATTTCATACCATAGGTAATTGCCTGATAAACGCGATGAATATTAGAAGAGAATGTACTCATAATGACTCTTCCTTCAGCAGATTTAAATAAAGCATCAAATGTAGGACCTACACTTGCTTCAGATGCGGTATTACCACTTTTATGAGAGTTTGTCGAATCACTTAATAAAAGCATTACCCCTTGCTCTCCATAGTAAGCAAGACGATGTAAATCTGTAGGAAGATTGTCAATAGGAGTATGGTCAATTTTAAAATCTCCTGTATGGATAATGATGCCTGCTTCAGTCTTTATAGCAAGTGCTGATGCATCAATGATTGAGTGTGTAATATGAATCCACTCAATTTCAAAATCACCAATTGGGATAGGTCTTCTTTTTTCTACAATTTTGAAATAGGATCTAAACTTTTTTAACCCATGTTCATCAAATTTATTGCCAATCATACCAAGTGCTAAAGGGGTTCCATAAAGTGGAAATTGTAATTGTTTGTAGAGATAAGGAACTGCACCGATATGGTCTTCGTGAGCGTGTGTAATAACTACCCCAACAATCTTGTCCTTAATTGCATGAATATAACTAAAATCAGGAATTAAAATATCCACACCATGCATGTTTTCTTCAGGGAAGCTCATTCCAACATCAATAATAATGGCAGAATTCTCCGTTTCCATTACCATCATATTTCCACCAATTTCTCCTAATCCTCCAAGTGGTGTGATTCTAACTTTTGCTTTAGTATTAAGATTGAGTTTATAGTGAGGATTAAGACTGCTTTTTTGAATGCGATTATTGGCTTCAACTCCTTTCTTTAGATCTTTATGAAACCCTATATTGCTTTTTTCATTAACATTTTGAATATCCCTAACGCCATTATTGGATCGATCATTTTCTTTATTATTTTGAGCCTGAGCATTTTTATTTTTAAATACCCATTTTCTTGGCTTCTCTGTAGGGGTTTTTTCTGGAGTGTTATTTACTTCTTTTTCAGATTTTTCTTCGGAATTTTGTTTTTTGAATCTAGGTTTAAAATACCTTTTTTTTTGTGTTTCTGCTTTAGTATTTTCATTATTTTCCATCGTATTTATCCTTTTTATTTAGTTCTCTAAAAATTTGGTGATATGTTTCACTTAATAACTCATGTGCTCTTACATCTTCCATCAACCCTAATTTTTTAAATAAATCCTCAAGAATTTCTCTTTTATAGCACCTTGCAAGGTTTTTTAAAAGCTTTTTGCGTGGCGAACAAAATGCAACCTTTAAAAAATCTTCAAAACCACTATCTAATATATTAGCACTCTTTTTTACCATAAAGACTGATGATGTTACCTTTGGCATAGGCTCAAAAGCTTTTGCTGGAACATCAAAAAGTATTTCTGCACTTCCAAGAGTTTGGGTTAAAACACTCAATGCGCAAAAATCACTATCCTTACTTTTGGCACAAAATTTCTGTGCCACTTCTTTTTGGGTCATTACGATAAATCCTTTGCAATAAGGATCTCTTAAAACCCTTAGTATAATATGAGTAGCAATATAGTAAGGTAAATTTGATACTAAGATATAATCCTGATGGTGTAACCAACCCTCTTTTTTCTCTATGGTTAAAACATCCTGATTGATTAATTCAAGCCTACCTAATTCTAGAGCCCTAATATACTTTTTTCTGAGAAAAGAACACAAATCATTATCGATTTCATAAGCTTTCACTTGATAAAGTTTGAGCAACTCATCACTTAAATCACCCAAGCCAACCCCAATCTCTATAATTTGTTCATTTTGGTGTATGTTGGGAATGGATTGGACAATCCTCTCTACAAACTCCTTATCCTTTAAGAAGTTTTGACCAAATTTTTTCTTTGCTTGGTACCGCAAAGCCTTCCTCTCCAAAACTTTTTACCTATTCTATCTAAAAATTGTTGCATTTCTGTTATATTTTGGTTTGCTACTGGGCAAGTTGATGTATTATTTTAAAACTTGATTAAAGTTGGTATAAAAATTTAACAAGCTTTATGTTTTGAGTAAAGCAAGGGAGACAAATATAAGCCTTGATGGCTTAAAGATATTAATAATCACACTAGGATGTCCTACCATTGTTTTTATATTTAAGAGGCAGAAACTAGAGGTTAATATCTTTATTTATTCAAATAAAAGAGAGAATAAAATGTTTATTTGTGCAGGAAATGGAGAGGATTTCAAATTTGCTACAAGTATTGGTGTAGGACTTATAGAAAGCGCTATCAGTTTAACTCAAATTTGTATCAAGGATAAACCTAATTTTTTATGTTTTATTGGGAGTGCGGGAAGTTATGATTTTAGTCTACCACTGCTTGAGATTTGTATGAGTCAAGAATCTACCCAAATTGAAACTAGTTGTTTTAAAGATAAAAGCTACACTCCAATTCAATTACATCAAAAGAGTCTTGATAATGTTTCATGTGAAACAATTGATAAAATTAAATCTTTAGGACTAAGGCCTGTAGTTGTAAATTCAAGCAATTATATTACCACTAATGTGCAGATGGCTAAAAATTTTATACAACAAGGAATCTTACTAGAAAATATGGAGTTTTATTCTATTCTTTCTGTAGCAAAAAAATTTCAAATTCCCTGTATTGGGATTTTTTGTGTGAGTAATTATTGTAATGCTCAAGCGCATCAGGATTTTATGAAAAATCGTGATGTAATAATAAAAAAAATAGAAGAAGCTATAAGAGTAGTGAGTAGCGCTCAATCCTAAATTAAGGTATATTATTAAAAATCTTGTTTTAGCTTATGAAGAACAAGGCAGAATACTCCTAAAATTATAAGCGCACCCCACCAAAAACCTACCAAGCAAAATAAAGCGGTTAAAATTACCCCACAAAGACCCAAAAGAGGATGCTCGATAATGACTTTTATAAATAAAA
Coding sequences within it:
- the rpe gene encoding ribulose-phosphate 3-epimerase, whose protein sequence is MLVAPSILSANFLRLEEEIKSICEAGADFIHIDIMDGHFVPNLTFGPVVLKGVKEVATKPLDIHLMVENLPFFIDLFAPLKPKYMSVHIEETKHLHRIIQQIRDYDISPAVVLNPHTSEETLRYIIQDIDMVLLMSVNPGFGGQEFIPSVLEKAKRLKELIYNKNPDCLIEVDGGVSNKNILDLKQCGVDIVVAGSYIFSQKDYTKAISSLR
- a CDS encoding 3'-5' exonuclease; the encoded protein is MIYNKVYSKFQKNKVTRQSFLDYMKEYLHLDDSSLVLEVLKGLGFWFLDRGDFFELGTSYQDIETATFCFVDIETTGSKPFQSQIIEIGAIKYCNGKIIDNFQTLVYADFVPDSIVELTGINTQMLKDAPREKQVLSDFRDFLGNSVFVAHNVNFDYSFISKRNEVYGNIGLLNPRLCTVELSKKAILSLRHSLAYLNKFLGINIPDNHRAYSDALACLRVFEIAKLSLPSDVRSVQDLIEFSRGKRF
- a CDS encoding bifunctional enoyl-CoA hydratase/phosphate acetyltransferase, with the protein product MQKLEGREYNVFESLLKNAKARGPIKVAVAQPTDETSLSGVVDSYQEGLIDPILVGDRQKIERVAKEFSFDISSFEIIDVVDDKEAATKAVEFATKGEVKALMKGNLHTNDIMGAVLKRDAGLRTDNNVSHAFVMDIPAYHKALIIADCAINIAPDVNAKMSILKNSVYLAKQLGIDKPKAALLSAVEMPYEKIQSSMEAFEISQRAKEEIKDAIVAGPLAFDNAISALSAKIKKIDSPVCGDPDILIAPQIESGNILFKALVYLAYAKVAGIVLGAKVPVILTSRADNAEARVASSALAVIASK
- a CDS encoding acetate/propionate family kinase, with the protein product MKEIILVINAGSSSLKFKIFDLENQAIASGQVEGIDQAPSFKAKNSKGEVIAEHAWSEKEAHNHALVLEYLISWIMETFKEYKLRACGHRVVHGGTIFNKSVRIDDKVIADIESLVPLAPLHQPHNLRVIKLMCSMFPDMPQVAVFDTAFHQTMQGNATMYAIPYSLYKEGVRRYGMHGTSYAYIAKKMKESYPTFADKKLIVAHIGSGASLCAIENGKSVMTTMGMTALDGVPMGTRPGSIDNGILLYLMESKGYGVDEIRDFLYYKSGVGGLSEFSSNFYTLECNTDKNEGAKRAFDFMTFRVAEEIARLMVSLGGCDGIIFTAGVGENSAYFRAGVCKQLAYLGVKIDESKNASREELISQSDSKIAVFAIPTNEELMIVLDTMALS
- a CDS encoding KpsF/GutQ family sugar-phosphate isomerase, which encodes MDFEQIAKEVLEIEAQALLDASKKQIDWDSIIKCILDSKGKLIVIGVGKSGLVGKKIAATLASTGTPSFFIHPTEAMHGDLGMIEKQDIILAISYSGESDELLAILPHLKRLASKIITMSKNINSSLSKFGDFFIPISIQKEACPINTAPTSSTTLTLALGDALAVCLMKARNFSKQDFASFHPGGSLGKRLFVKIKDLMQTENLPIISPQLPLKDAIIKMSEARLGTAILALENKLYGVLSDGDLRRAMMQEDFNLNSPVKNYANLNPRYCTNELMLAHQALELIENNKIQLLIITDSQKNIKGVLHLHTLVGAGIKN
- a CDS encoding ribonuclease J; the protein is MENNENTKAETQKKRYFKPRFKKQNSEEKSEKEVNNTPEKTPTEKPRKWVFKNKNAQAQNNKENDRSNNGVRDIQNVNEKSNIGFHKDLKKGVEANNRIQKSSLNPHYKLNLNTKAKVRITPLGGLGEIGGNMMVMETENSAIIIDVGMSFPEENMHGVDILIPDFSYIHAIKDKIVGVVITHAHEDHIGAVPYLYKQLQFPLYGTPLALGMIGNKFDEHGLKKFRSYFKIVEKRRPIPIGDFEIEWIHITHSIIDASALAIKTEAGIIIHTGDFKIDHTPIDNLPTDLHRLAYYGEQGVMLLLSDSTNSHKSGNTASEASVGPTFDALFKSAEGRVIMSTFSSNIHRVYQAITYGMKYNRKVAVIGRSMEKNIDIARELGYIELPHNIFIEAHEVNNYPDEEVLIVTTGSQGETMSALYRMATDEHRHVKIKPTDMVIISAKAIPGNEGSVSTVLNYLMKAGAKVAYQDFSEIHVSGHAAQEEQKLMLRLIKPKFFLPVHGEYNHVAKHKETAIKCGVLEKNIYLMEDGDQIEVNPSYIRKVKTIKSGKVFIDNQACNEIDQIVVTERQTLADSGLLLLVAFIHKGEQKLLKETQITSLGIINPKEEKAFTKEIGALLELHIKNIKPEVIANHRLLENDLRNTLRKFLFKKTKKYPTIVVHSYLR
- the rsmA gene encoding 16S rRNA (adenine(1518)-N(6)/adenine(1519)-N(6))-dimethyltransferase RsmA is translated as MRYQAKKKFGQNFLKDKEFVERIVQSIPNIHQNEQIIEIGVGLGDLSDELLKLYQVKAYEIDNDLCSFLRKKYIRALELGRLELINQDVLTIEKKEGWLHHQDYILVSNLPYYIATHIILRVLRDPYCKGFIVMTQKEVAQKFCAKSKDSDFCALSVLTQTLGSAEILFDVPAKAFEPMPKVTSSVFMVKKSANILDSGFEDFLKVAFCSPRKKLLKNLARCYKREILEDLFKKLGLMEDVRAHELLSETYHQIFRELNKKDKYDGK
- a CDS encoding phosphorylase family protein, with the translated sequence MFICAGNGEDFKFATSIGVGLIESAISLTQICIKDKPNFLCFIGSAGSYDFSLPLLEICMSQESTQIETSCFKDKSYTPIQLHQKSLDNVSCETIDKIKSLGLRPVVVNSSNYITTNVQMAKNFIQQGILLENMEFYSILSVAKKFQIPCIGIFCVSNYCNAQAHQDFMKNRDVIIKKIEEAIRVVSSAQS